A genome region from Solanum pennellii chromosome 12, SPENNV200 includes the following:
- the LOC114075101 gene encoding LOB domain-containing protein 2, translated as MQKPNGLAACASCKHQRKKCTDKCVLAPYFPAEKIREFKAVHKVFGVSNITKIVKNLKEDDRRRAIESLIWEAFCRQRDPVLGPYGEYKRVYEELKLYKSQYQQILQAGSNNNNTDNNVNGMIYDATTQGLINGWNINTKRNDINYINHDNSTVESWSSYNNKIINPLHHVQNIEKLRTENSNGSIVIVPQQQVYNEFNQQYFLTGQYNPINSKPRESMLWEDNS; from the exons atgcaaaaaccTAACGGATTAGCTGCATGCGCATCGTGCAAGCATCAAAGAAAGAAATGCACGGACAAGTGTGTACTAGCTCCTTATTTCCCCGCGGAGAAAATTCGCGAATTCAAAGCAGTACATAAGGTGTTTGGGGTTAGTAATATCACGAAAATTGTGAAAAACCTAAAAGAAGATGATCGGAGAAGGGCGATTGAATCGCTTATATGGGAAGCGTTTTGTAGGCAAAGAGATCCAGTTTTAGGCCCATATGGAGAGTACAAAAGGGTTTATGAGGAATTAAAGTTGTATAAAAGTCAATATCAACAAATATTACAAGCGGGGagtaataataacaatactGATAATAACGTTAACGGAATGATATATGATGCAACAACACAAGGGTTGATTAATGGATGGAATATAAATACTAAGAGGaatgatattaattatataaatcatgATAATTCAACTGTGGAATCATGGTCATCTTATAATAATAAGATTATAAATCCTTTACATCATGtccaaaatattgaaaaattaagAACAGAAAATAGTAATGGCTCTATAGTTATTGTGCCTCAACAACAAGTCTATAATGAATTCAACCAGCAATATTTTCTAACAG GTCAATATAATCCAATTAATTCAAAGCCAAGGGAAAGCATGTTGTGGGAAGACAACTCTTGA